From Rubripirellula reticaptiva, the proteins below share one genomic window:
- a CDS encoding DUF7133 domain-containing protein: MLQRSIAFALVLFLPCLSLTKAQSQSSKAPPLTPEQSIATMQIQPGYRVIPVLTEPQIHEPTAIAWDGDGRMYVVEMRTYMQDIDGTGEMKRGSRVSRHEDTDGDGEYDKHTVFADNLLVPRMVLPLLDRVIIGETNTLDLKSYQDTNDDGVADKIEMWHELGPRAGNMEHQPSGLIWNIDNWIYTTYSQHRLRLSNGKVIQEPLPYGAGQWGLTQDNVGRMFFSTAGGENPAHNFQQPIVYGKLDLPGEQADGFREVYPIDNVPDVQGGLKRVRDDGSLNWFTGCCGQSIYRGNRLPPDVDGDLFICEPVGRLIRRAKVANDEGRIVVSNAYDKQEFIAATDPNFRPVNSATGPDGCLYIVDMYRGIIQEGAWVREGSYLREVVQEYELDKNIGRGRIFRVDQGSTKRGSQPRMLDETPVQLVAHLSNPNGWWRDEAQKLIILHGDKSVLPELQHLARSGSDPLGRLHALWTLEGLDAADSELLLQGFGDSDARVRAAAVRIAETRLDSDSQLARGVAALVRDESPDVVIQTLLSAIRGKHAQADRIVAEILSSHPSNKWIASIEQQVRAGMAAIEAEQRKHAEMAERNKALAESVVQGKAIFSTLCVTCHGADGNVKKPPAYSREISAVEIVLISGRELLDANSGLVRGRLVTFCGSWKKFVAPPGRAIFVPNLNRGCSTAKSFERRHHLEDATLADKAREPEKPFRTGISQY, translated from the coding sequence ATGCTCCAACGCTCGATTGCCTTCGCTTTAGTCCTCTTCCTCCCTTGTTTGTCGCTTACCAAAGCTCAATCGCAGAGTTCGAAAGCTCCGCCGCTAACTCCCGAGCAGTCGATTGCCACAATGCAGATCCAGCCCGGATATCGCGTTATCCCGGTGCTGACCGAGCCACAGATTCACGAACCGACGGCGATTGCGTGGGATGGCGATGGTCGGATGTACGTTGTGGAAATGCGAACATACATGCAAGACATCGACGGCACGGGGGAAATGAAGCGAGGGAGTCGTGTGTCACGTCACGAGGACACCGACGGAGATGGCGAGTACGACAAGCACACGGTCTTCGCCGACAATTTGTTGGTGCCGCGAATGGTGTTGCCGCTGTTGGATCGAGTCATCATTGGCGAAACCAACACGTTGGACTTGAAGAGCTACCAAGACACCAACGACGACGGTGTCGCGGACAAAATTGAAATGTGGCACGAGTTGGGGCCACGAGCCGGAAACATGGAGCATCAACCCAGTGGTCTGATCTGGAACATCGACAACTGGATCTACACGACCTATTCACAGCACCGGCTTCGTCTTTCGAACGGAAAAGTCATTCAAGAACCGCTTCCGTACGGTGCCGGTCAGTGGGGTCTGACTCAAGACAACGTCGGCCGAATGTTCTTCTCAACGGCGGGAGGCGAAAACCCGGCACACAATTTTCAGCAACCGATCGTTTACGGCAAGTTGGATCTGCCGGGCGAACAGGCCGATGGGTTTCGCGAAGTTTATCCGATCGACAACGTGCCCGATGTCCAAGGCGGTCTGAAGCGAGTGCGTGACGACGGTTCGCTGAATTGGTTTACCGGTTGTTGCGGTCAATCGATCTATCGAGGCAACCGATTACCTCCTGATGTCGATGGTGATCTGTTCATTTGCGAACCTGTAGGTCGACTGATCCGACGGGCAAAAGTTGCCAACGACGAAGGGCGGATCGTAGTTTCTAATGCGTATGACAAGCAAGAGTTCATCGCGGCGACCGATCCCAATTTTCGTCCGGTCAACAGTGCCACCGGGCCTGACGGTTGTCTGTACATCGTCGATATGTACCGCGGCATCATTCAAGAAGGCGCCTGGGTTCGCGAAGGCTCGTATCTTCGTGAAGTCGTTCAGGAATACGAGCTAGATAAAAATATCGGCCGAGGTCGAATTTTTCGCGTCGATCAGGGGTCGACCAAGCGAGGGTCACAACCCCGAATGCTTGACGAGACTCCGGTGCAATTGGTTGCTCATCTATCAAATCCGAACGGATGGTGGCGCGACGAGGCACAGAAGTTGATCATTTTGCATGGTGACAAGAGCGTCTTGCCTGAACTGCAACACCTAGCCCGATCGGGAAGTGATCCGCTCGGGCGTCTGCATGCCCTGTGGACACTCGAAGGACTGGACGCAGCCGATTCTGAATTGCTGTTGCAAGGATTCGGGGACAGTGACGCTCGCGTCCGCGCCGCCGCCGTGCGTATCGCCGAGACACGACTGGATTCGGATTCTCAGCTCGCCCGAGGCGTCGCCGCACTGGTACGTGACGAATCACCCGATGTCGTGATCCAGACACTGCTGTCCGCGATCCGAGGAAAGCACGCGCAAGCGGATAGAATCGTTGCGGAAATCTTGTCATCTCACCCAAGTAACAAGTGGATTGCTTCGATTGAGCAACAGGTGCGAGCCGGTATGGCGGCAATCGAAGCCGAACAACGAAAACACGCTGAAATGGCAGAACGCAACAAGGCACTGGCCGAGTCGGTGGTTCAGGGCAAAGCGATTTTTTCGACACTCTGCGTCACTTGTCACGGCGCCGATGGAAATGTCAAGAAACCGCCGGCGTATTCAAGAGAGATATCTGCGGTCGAGATCGTTCTAATTTCGGGAAGAGAGTTGCTCGATGCAAATTCTGGATTGGTTCGCGGGCGACTAGTAACGTTTTGTGGGTCATGGAAGAAATTTGTCGCTCCACCTGGACGAGCCATTTTCGTTCCGAACTTGAATCGGGGCTGCTCTACCGCGAAGTCCTTCGAGAGGCGGCATCATCTTGAAGACGCCACGCTCGCGGACAAAGCACGTGAACCAGAAAAGCCTTTCCGAACCGGGATTTCGCAATATTGA
- a CDS encoding OPT family oligopeptide transporter, whose amino-acid sequence MSSNLTEKPADHATKSTAEITVRVVVLGLILSVVMGAANVYVGLKAGMTVSASIPAAVMAMLLFRLFFKNSSILEANQVQTCASAGESLAAGIIFTMPAMILIGYWTEFDYWTVTLVAFTGGLLGILFMIPMRKVFVVNNDELKYPEAVACATVLQAGEADEEDGAGTSLIVGGVLGGLVKVFGGFLGLISGSLETAGISGSRIFYFGGDLSPMLIAVGFIVRLNVAILIFIGGAMAWLIGIPLLGGALTGDGADGAVDQAYGIWSSQMRYVGVGAMVVGGFSALIAVRHGLVAAVAHLWNGMTGDQDAVQEDIDRDIPSWAVLLLGLLCVALLAMMNYWFTNNAGITLLSTTVMLVMGFFFTAVASYIVGLVGNSNSPVSGMTITAVLVAGGLLYLANYTGMDGMVATLGIAAIVCCVACTSGDVCNDLKTGALVGASPFRQQMMQIAGVSVAAFVMAPVLTLLHEHGGGIGSKELSAPQAGLFASLAKGFAGEGELPWMMIGIGAGLGFAILLIDEVLKRSGATFRAHLMPIAVGMYLPFGLATPILIGGLIAYFYSKDKPEKEHDAVLHRGVLFSSGVIAGEALTAVGIAGLAALGIQSLKLGLSPGMVTMLSCLAAVLIVIVFVVMSKPIPQNKK is encoded by the coding sequence ATGTCTAGCAACCTTACCGAGAAGCCCGCCGACCACGCTACGAAATCAACGGCAGAGATTACTGTTCGCGTCGTTGTTTTGGGTTTGATCCTATCCGTCGTGATGGGAGCCGCCAACGTTTACGTCGGGCTCAAAGCCGGGATGACCGTTTCGGCATCGATCCCAGCAGCGGTCATGGCGATGCTGTTGTTTCGGTTGTTCTTCAAAAACTCGTCGATCCTTGAAGCAAACCAAGTCCAAACCTGTGCTTCGGCGGGCGAGTCTTTGGCAGCCGGGATTATCTTTACGATGCCGGCGATGATCCTGATCGGGTATTGGACCGAGTTCGATTATTGGACCGTCACGCTTGTCGCATTCACCGGTGGCCTGTTGGGAATCTTGTTCATGATTCCTATGCGGAAAGTATTCGTGGTCAACAACGATGAACTGAAATATCCCGAAGCGGTTGCCTGTGCCACGGTGCTCCAGGCCGGAGAAGCGGACGAAGAAGATGGAGCCGGAACCAGTCTGATTGTCGGTGGCGTGTTGGGTGGCTTGGTAAAAGTTTTTGGCGGCTTCCTAGGACTCATTAGCGGCAGTTTGGAAACGGCGGGCATTTCAGGTTCCAGGATTTTCTATTTCGGTGGCGACCTTTCACCCATGCTGATCGCCGTTGGATTCATCGTCCGGCTAAACGTGGCGATCTTGATCTTTATCGGTGGCGCGATGGCTTGGTTGATCGGCATTCCGCTGCTGGGCGGCGCGTTGACCGGAGATGGCGCCGACGGAGCGGTCGACCAAGCGTATGGCATTTGGAGTAGTCAGATGCGTTATGTTGGTGTCGGAGCCATGGTTGTCGGCGGTTTTAGTGCGCTGATCGCCGTGCGACACGGATTGGTGGCTGCTGTCGCCCACCTATGGAATGGCATGACTGGCGATCAAGACGCGGTGCAAGAAGACATAGATCGCGACATTCCCTCGTGGGCCGTTTTGCTTCTAGGTTTACTCTGCGTGGCTTTGCTTGCGATGATGAACTACTGGTTCACCAACAACGCAGGGATCACGCTGCTATCGACCACTGTGATGTTGGTCATGGGATTCTTCTTCACGGCGGTCGCCAGCTATATCGTTGGATTGGTCGGCAATTCAAACAGTCCCGTCTCCGGTATGACAATCACGGCGGTACTAGTCGCTGGTGGGCTGTTGTACTTGGCCAACTATACAGGCATGGACGGCATGGTTGCGACGCTTGGTATTGCGGCGATCGTATGCTGCGTCGCATGCACCAGTGGTGACGTTTGCAATGATTTGAAAACCGGGGCATTGGTGGGTGCTTCACCTTTTCGCCAGCAGATGATGCAGATTGCCGGAGTATCCGTTGCGGCATTTGTTATGGCGCCAGTTTTGACCTTGCTTCACGAACACGGCGGCGGAATCGGTAGCAAAGAACTGTCGGCTCCCCAGGCTGGCTTGTTCGCGAGCCTAGCCAAAGGTTTTGCCGGCGAAGGAGAACTTCCCTGGATGATGATCGGAATTGGCGCCGGATTGGGATTTGCAATTCTGTTAATCGATGAAGTCTTGAAACGCAGCGGAGCGACATTTCGAGCTCACTTGATGCCGATCGCAGTCGGCATGTATCTGCCATTCGGATTGGCGACGCCCATTTTGATCGGCGGCTTGATTGCCTATTTCTACTCCAAAGACAAACCCGAGAAAGAGCACGATGCGGTGTTGCATCGCGGCGTCTTGTTTTCATCCGGAGTCATTGCGGGCGAAGCCTTAACGGCGGTCGGCATCGCCGGGTTGGCGGCTCTCGGAATTCAATCGCTCAAACTTGGACTTTCACCTGGCATGGTGACGATGCTCTCTTGCCTAGCAGCAGTACTGATCGTGATCGTCTTCGTCGTCATGTCAAAACCGATCCCGCAAAACAAGAAATAG
- a CDS encoding macro domain-containing protein, with amino-acid sequence MKINIQVGDVLKVAADVLISTANPWLNLSGGVNGAILSAVGPTIQDELHAYLKSHAISAVPAGTVVRSRAGNLPFDCILHAVAIDPFYDSSIELVRKTVVSALDLAIRAGAKTISTPTLATGYGPMAIADFGTAVAPLADNPKFDEISFTIVVRSEDHLSELANAISVARVQA; translated from the coding sequence ATGAAAATCAACATACAAGTCGGCGATGTTCTAAAAGTTGCCGCTGATGTGTTGATCTCTACCGCGAATCCGTGGTTGAATCTTTCGGGCGGCGTCAACGGAGCGATCCTTTCGGCGGTTGGGCCGACGATTCAAGATGAATTGCACGCCTATCTGAAGAGCCATGCGATCTCTGCCGTGCCGGCTGGAACAGTCGTCCGTAGTCGAGCTGGAAACCTTCCGTTCGATTGCATTCTGCATGCTGTTGCGATCGACCCTTTCTACGATTCGTCCATCGAGTTGGTCCGCAAAACCGTTGTTTCGGCACTGGACCTTGCCATCAGGGCAGGAGCGAAAACAATCTCGACGCCGACACTAGCCACCGGCTACGGCCCGATGGCAATCGCTGACTTCGGAACCGCAGTCGCGCCACTCGCGGATAATCCAAAGTTCGATGAAATATCGTTCACGATCGTAGTCCGCTCGGAAGATCATCTATCCGAACTCGCAAATGCAATCTCAGTGGCACGGGTTCAGGCGTAG
- a CDS encoding LON peptidase substrate-binding domain-containing protein has translation MDDVTRLPDDFDGRVRLFPLPELVLFPHAMQPLHVFEPRYTEMLAESLAGDRLIAMATLTGGITTMPDQSPPIATTVCIGRIVSHADLGDDRHNILLVGTKRAKLVYEMDAGRPFRIAEVDVNHDIYPPIGAEDRMELKRELLNAFGEVIPASANVQQNLHELMAGQMGLGPITDIISYTLPFDVEAKLQLLAQPDVDARACELIRLLKTGAVTLHSVSNEEQSFQGNEAEDERFPPPFSLN, from the coding sequence ATGGACGATGTAACCCGGCTGCCTGATGATTTTGATGGTCGAGTTCGTTTGTTTCCGTTGCCCGAGTTGGTGTTGTTTCCTCACGCGATGCAGCCATTGCACGTGTTCGAACCACGCTATACCGAAATGCTGGCCGAGTCATTGGCCGGCGATCGGTTGATCGCGATGGCGACGTTGACTGGCGGAATCACGACGATGCCGGATCAATCACCGCCGATCGCGACGACTGTCTGCATCGGCCGAATCGTCTCGCATGCCGACCTTGGCGATGACCGCCACAACATTTTGTTAGTGGGAACCAAGCGAGCTAAATTGGTTTACGAAATGGATGCCGGCCGTCCGTTTCGAATCGCGGAAGTCGATGTGAATCATGACATCTATCCGCCCATCGGTGCGGAAGATCGAATGGAGTTGAAACGCGAACTGCTCAATGCATTTGGCGAAGTAATTCCGGCGAGCGCCAATGTGCAACAGAATTTGCACGAGTTGATGGCCGGGCAAATGGGACTCGGCCCGATCACCGACATCATCTCTTACACGTTGCCGTTCGACGTCGAAGCGAAACTGCAACTGCTTGCTCAGCCCGACGTGGACGCGAGAGCCTGCGAATTGATCCGTTTGCTTAAGACCGGTGCGGTAACGTTGCATTCGGTATCGAACGAGGAACAATCGTTTCAGGGCAACGAGGCAGAAGACGAACGTTTCCCTCCGCCATTCAGTTTGAATTAA
- a CDS encoding Bax inhibitor-1/YccA family protein, with translation MQVDSPNPYAVSSMDTPAAFAAENERMAFIRKTYAHMTGAILALIAIEFVLFAVVPAATMNALVGRMLGGWGWMIVLGIFMGVSWIARSWASSNTSKAMQYAGLGLYVGAQAIILLPMLYICIRVMGEPNLPIMAAAITAICFIGLTAFVFVTGADFASWGKFLALGGLVAMGVIFAGIAFGFSLGLWFSGLMVALSCGYILYDTSNVLHHYNTSQYVAASLALFASVVLLFWYVLQLLMSFSSSD, from the coding sequence ATGCAAGTGGACAGCCCCAACCCGTACGCCGTCTCTTCGATGGACACTCCGGCCGCCTTTGCTGCCGAAAACGAACGTATGGCGTTCATCCGCAAGACATACGCGCACATGACCGGGGCAATCCTGGCTCTGATCGCGATCGAGTTTGTTTTGTTCGCCGTCGTGCCCGCCGCAACAATGAACGCCCTAGTCGGCCGAATGCTCGGCGGTTGGGGATGGATGATTGTGCTGGGGATTTTCATGGGTGTCAGTTGGATCGCCCGCAGCTGGGCAAGCAGCAACACTTCGAAAGCGATGCAGTACGCTGGGCTCGGCCTGTACGTTGGCGCTCAAGCGATCATTTTATTGCCGATGCTTTACATTTGCATCCGCGTGATGGGCGAGCCGAACCTGCCGATCATGGCAGCCGCGATCACAGCGATTTGCTTCATCGGACTAACGGCGTTTGTGTTCGTCACTGGTGCTGACTTTGCGAGCTGGGGCAAGTTCCTGGCCCTCGGTGGCTTGGTTGCAATGGGCGTTATCTTCGCCGGAATCGCGTTCGGGTTTTCCCTCGGACTGTGGTTCAGCGGATTGATGGTGGCGCTCTCGTGCGGCTACATCCTGTACGACACCTCGAACGTGCTGCATCACTACAACACGTCACAGTACGTCGCAGCTTCGCTGGCGCTGTTCGCATCGGTCGTGCTTTTGTTCTGGTACGTGCTGCAACTGTTAATGTCGTTTTCCAGCAGCGACTGA
- the dcd gene encoding dCTP deaminase, with product MLLSGDEIRRRQNDSIRIEPFDESRLNPNSYNLSLHNELLVYEEVVLDAASPSRYRRLEIPDEGLTLQPNQLYLGRTVEFTETHGVVPMLQGRSSLGRLGLFVNPGGSMGDEGYCGTWTLQMYCVQPVRIYAGMEVCQICYLGLEGTCKGYSSDKYQNSRDIKPSQMFRELGADNSDTQLELKFDELLHGVR from the coding sequence ATGCTCCTCTCAGGCGACGAGATTCGGCGGCGACAGAACGACTCCATTCGGATTGAACCGTTCGACGAGTCGCGGCTGAACCCGAACAGCTACAACCTGTCGCTTCACAACGAATTGCTCGTTTACGAAGAGGTCGTGCTCGATGCGGCCTCGCCGAGCCGGTATCGTCGTCTTGAAATCCCCGACGAAGGGCTAACCCTGCAGCCAAACCAGCTTTATCTCGGACGGACAGTCGAGTTCACTGAAACCCATGGCGTCGTGCCAATGCTTCAAGGCCGCAGTTCGCTTGGTCGTCTCGGGTTATTCGTCAATCCGGGCGGCAGCATGGGTGACGAGGGATACTGCGGAACTTGGACGCTGCAAATGTACTGCGTCCAGCCGGTTCGGATCTACGCAGGCATGGAGGTATGCCAGATCTGCTATCTAGGCTTGGAAGGAACCTGCAAGGGATACTCAAGCGATAAGTACCAAAACAGCCGCGATATCAAGCCCAGCCAAATGTTTCGTGAACTTGGCGCGGACAACAGCGACACGCAATTGGAATTGAAGTTCGACGAACTTCTGCACGGCGTGCGCTAG